In the genome of Maniola jurtina chromosome 3, ilManJurt1.1, whole genome shotgun sequence, one region contains:
- the LOC123881172 gene encoding nipped-B protein isoform X2, translated as MNERDIPSVPITTLAGVASLTDLLPVLPLPTPLPSTLNNKSQLFHPRVAEEAAILLATRDDNLVSLLLQSLMQTSVQHIDLKDESIPNAVSPAPQQSTPELLKAILHVNPNVFDQQQRNHWGNHLHTSKFNGMSPSSTYNYTSHNAVHSSPSPHGHIAAHHHQPASIPNQELLATPCQSSPHVNMGSPPSQARPGNQINITAQNNVSPPWNNTNQSNVYTSALSTTSCSNPQNGGFYSLVQDNRNFGTSIPEEKDPLSMSPTSLNDQQKQHIMQSQEKVYEQDGNVVTGQSPAQASVAPSPLRQEPQVPQPSMGAPYAPPPVLQNTNQEKQDPSKSTTAVNNRYPVVKLGRLSEGILKKHEASNDDRARKNSTAESDSDDNLPLKSKSNNSVPPVDKEKEAIDIAREKNWEAVKRKHEEASKKEESEATIVRPKLRKVERRMVPVLEMLTVDELMETNTYQRFNKLIESVFETIDDEIIITDEMEGTDIPEEMLLPRYQLQELCSEAAKLKNLGAMEAIPADKLVRLLNILEKNIRAAEKMSLVGDPEDSEEMRQIWIESSLERVMCASDACLTALYIMTSPSMPKRIFLEDVIDRIIMFIKFQLNNTIYCVYDPVYSIQSTSKKKVDGRKRRGGGAGQASKRHGSSTRAVRELYTHAHECVTLLAELFAAHHLTDTTVLHASTVGVSPFFVENISELQLSALKLVTTIFTKYEQHRRLLLEDILASIARIPSSKHNLRSFQLSSNQHIQMLTALVLQLVQCVVTLPETLCKSQDKDKVKDHVEPESKKHIDKDLLIISKYEAAISVGGTFLTSFLNKCRSRSEEVDFRPLFENFVHDLLTTVNKPEWPATELLLSLLGTMLVKYMSDKSMEMSVRVASLEYLGLVASRLRRDSVTSRAKLATMDAVVRDIRAEEEKDGCQPQSITCGLDEDEERTEFLQRVLLDYLAINGQKDQAWNCARHFYITQWYRDMAVQPKSSSPTKRPKNKGKRKQKDESSEEESEVDDDSDSGIKESKSDRKQASSAIMSAERFKTIERRKHFFLEKIRPFRYKGGTQVQVMQSYIDYGGAELISQYLASKRSFSQSFDRYLRKILVILCENTIAIRTKAMKCLTMIVEADPAVLARPDMQIGVNRSFLDQSTAVREAAVDLVGKFVLSRPDLIDKYYGMLSNRILDTGVSVRKRVIKILKDICIECPEFPKIPEICVKMIRRVNDEEGIRKLVMEVFQNMWFSPCSNSSRHGALDITAATADPLTRKVLNITDVVVSSRDMGLEWFQQLLMSLFKPKEDKEDSTKIIYQPPKSLLVACQQIVDCLIEHLLQLEETNTDGTGSSQRILACLATLHLFAKIRPQLLVNHALTLQPYLSLKCQNQYEQQIMSTVALTLELVVPLMEHPSEVFLAQLEEDAVKLILQRGQLVIAACIACLAAIVNKLTHNYKLIRDVFNKYHGILLQWKHSWQHNPDKTRALHTRPHFRRSLFIVGLLLRYFDFTDSKVIEGLASDIKEQVYMTLMFFVGLEDEDFVSHTLKALGSVCVRHYEFMLRPELKEFYHQLLTSELAPIEMKADVLRNIEMYLQEEEQRMIRQDSEWSKRSKHENLKEMGDVSSGMASTVIQLYLKEILGSFLHHSTVVRSSAMKVVQLVLAQGLVHPVQIVPYLISMSTDTEVSVSHTADKHLQEIDKKYPGFIHMKAQLGIKLSYQLQKILQSSKKGLIRGFRKKDQDDLPTALNGFLYSLLRNTRPQRRALVLSLLKQFDDVSTAPLDQMLYLADNLSYFPYQVQDEPLFIIHHIDIIISTSGSNLLQLFREGLIKTGNEEKEPLDEEEDEEEADALEARLPPHTRPLRDAMRQARGCLLLLVLKQHLKQLYGFTDAKINQYSPSESVKVYEKAVSRRHAPIFEPKATIAQLQHADDDEELDERGRRRLVEDYLEFKQLMLKFDPEEEEDEETPGAGTSAGAAAAAGAAPSAGAGAGAGAGAGAAAGAT; from the exons ATGAATGAGAGGGATATTCCAAGTGTCCCTATTACAACATTAGCAGGAGTAGCCAGTTTGACTGACT TATTACCAGTGCTTCCATTACCAACACCTCTACCATCAACACTGAATAATAAGTCTCAGCTATTTCATCCTCGTGTTGCCGAAGAAGCAGCCATACTGCTTGCAACTCGCGATGATAACTTGGTTTCCTTGTTATTACAGTCGCTTATGCAGACATCTGTGCAACATAT AGATTTAAAGGATGAAAGTATACCAAACGCAGTCAGCCCTGCCCCTCAGCAATCTACACCTGAACTATTGAAGGCAATCTTACATGTAAATCCCAATGTATTTGATCAACAGCAAAGAAACCATTGGGGTAACCATTTACATACATCCAAGTTCAATGGGATGTCACCATCTTCCACATATAATTACACATCGCACAATGCAGTCCATTCAAGTCCCTCACCACACGGACACATCGCAGCACATCATCATCAGCCGGCTTCCATTCCCAATCAGGAACTATTAGCTACCCCATGCCAATCCTCACCTCACGTCAATATGGGGTCACCCCCCTCACAAGCCAGGCCAGGAAACCAAATAAACATTACCGCCCAGAACAATGTTTCTCCTCCCTGGAATAACACTAACCAGTCCAACGTATACACAAGTGCCCTGTCAACTACATCTTGTTCCAATCCTCAGAATGGTGGATTTTATAGTTTAGTTCAAGACAATAGAAACTTTGGAACAAGTATACCTGAGGAAAAAGACCCACTATCTATGTCACCAACAAGTTTGAATGATCAACAAAAACAACATATTATGCAGTCACAAGAAAAAGTTTATGAACAAG ATGGCAATGTGGTAACCGGTCAATCACCAGCTCAAGCGAGTGTAGCTCCTTCTCCCCTGCGTCAAGAGCCGCAAGTGCCGCAGCCCAGCATGGGCGCTCCGTACGCTCCTCCACCTGTCCTCCAAAACACTAATCAGGAGAAACAAGATCCTAGTAAAAGTACAACAGCTGTGAATAACAGATATCCAGTTGTTAAATTGGGACGCCTTTCT GAGGGTATTTTGAAAAAACACGAGGCATCAAACGATGATAGGGCAAGGAAGAACAGCACAGCTGAATCTGATTCAGATGACAATCTGCCactaaagtcaaaatcaaataattctgTGCCACCTGTAGACAAGGAGAAAGAAGCAATAGATATAGCAAGAGAAAAGAACTGGGAAGCAGTGAAAAGAAAACATGAGGAAGCTAGTAAAAAAGAAGAATCTGAAGCTACTATTG tTCGTCCCAAGTTAAGAAAAGTCGAAAGAAGAATGGTACCAGTATTGGAAATGTTAACAGTTGATGAACTGATGGAGACAAATACGTATCAGCGGTTTAACAAATTAATTGAATCGGTATTTGAAACAATCGACGACGAAATTATAATAACAGATGAAATGG AAGGGACAGATATTCCCGAAGAAATGTTGTTGCCTCGCTATCAACTCCAGGAGCTATGTTCAGAAGCAGCAAAGTTGAAAAACCTTGGTGCTATGGAAGCCATTCCAGCTGATAAATTAGTTCGATTGCTCAATATATTGGAGAAGAATATAAGGGCAGCCGAAAAAATGTCTCTTGTTGGAGATCCA GAGGACAGTGAAGAAATGCGGCAGATTTGGATAGAGTCGTCATTGGAACGAGTTATGTGTGCATCAGATGCGTGTCTGACTGCTTTGTATATAATGACCTCCCCTAGTATGCCGAAACGCATATTTTTAGAAGATGTAATAGATAGAATCATTATGTTTATAAAGTTCCAACTTAACAATACCATATACTGTGTATATGATCCAGTGTACAGTATCCAGAGCACTTCAAAAAAGAAAG TGGACGGTCGCAAGCGGCGCGGCGGAGGCGCGGGGCAGGCCAGCAAGCGCCACGGCAGCTCGACGCGCGCCGTGCGCGAGCTGTACACGCACGCGCACGAGTGCGTCACGCTGCTCGCCGAGCTGTTCGCCGCGCACCACCTCACCGACACCACCGTGCTGCACGCCTCCACCGTGGGTGTGTCGCCTTTCTTCGTGGAGAACATCAGCGAGCTGCAGCTGTCCGCCCTCAAGCTCGTCACCACG atttttacaaaatacgAGCAACATCGGCGACTGTTGTTAGAGGATATTTTAGCGTCGATAGCACGAATACCTAGTTCAAAACACAACTTAAGGTCATTTCAACTGAGTTCGAACCAACACATTCAAATGTTAACTGCGCTCGTCCTCCAACTCGTGCAGTGCGTGGTGACGCTACCGGAGACTCTCTGCAAGTCGCAAGACAAGGATAAAGTCAAAGACCACGTTGAACCGGAGAGCAAAAAA cataTAGATAAAGATCTGTTAATTATATCTAAGTATGAAGCAGCGATCAGTGTAGGCGGAACATTTCTGACGTCATTCCTCAATAAGTGCAGAAGTCGGTCTGAGGAGGTGGACTTCAGACCTCTGTTTGAGAATTTTGTACATGATCTGTTGACTACAGTAAACAAACCGGAGTGGCCGGCCACTGAATTGCTGCTGAGTTTACTTGGGACAATGCTG GTAAAATATATGTCTGACAAGTCAATGGAGATGTCTGTGCGCGTGGCGTCCTTGGAGTACTTGGGGCTGGTGGCGTCGCGCCTGCGCAGGGACAGCGTCACCTCGCGCGCCAAGCTCGCCACCATGGACGCCGTGGTGCGCGACATTCGCGCCGAGGAGGAGAAGGACGGCTGCCAGCCGCAG TCCATCACGTGCGGCCTGGACGAGGATGAAGAGAGAACAGAATTCCTTCAAAGAGTTTTACTCGACTACCTGGCTATCAATGGACAGAAGGACCAGGCATGGAACTGCGCGAGGCATTTCTACATCACGCAGTGGTATAGGGATATGGCAGTGCAGCCGAAAAGTTCTTCGCCCACCAAGAGGCCGAAGAATAAGGGTAAGAGGAAACAAAAGGACGAGAGTAGCGAAGAGGAATCCGAAGTCGACGACGATAGCGACAGTGGAATAAAAGAGTCGAAGTCGGACAGAAAACAAGCTTCTAGTGCGATCATGTCGGCCGAAAGATTCAAGACTATAGAGCGGCGGAAACATTTTTTCCTCGAAAAAATTAGACCATTCCGATATAAAGGAGGAACGCAAGTGCAAGTGATGCAATCGTACATAGACTACGGCGGGGCGGAGTTAATCTCGCAATACTTAGCGTCAAAGAGGTCGTTCTCGCAGAGTTTCGATAGGTATCTACGGAAAATCTTAGTTATTCTGTGTGAAAATACGATAGCTATACGAACGAAGGCCATGAAATGCTTGACGATGATCGTGGAGGCGGACCCCGCGGTGCTGGCGCGGCCCGACATGCAGATCGGCGTCAACCGCTCCTTCCTCGACCAGTCCACGGCCGTGCGCGAAGCGGCCGTGGACCTGGTGGGCAAGTTCGTGCTCAGCCGCCCCGACCTTATCGACAAGTACTACGGCATGCTCTCCAACCGGATATTG GACACTGGTGTATCAGTGAGGAAAAGAGTGATCAAAATATTGAAAGACATTTGTATAGAGTGCCCAGAGTTCCCAAAAATACCGGAAATTTGTGTAAAAATGATAAGAAGAGTGAACGACGAAGAAGGTATTAGGAAGTTAGTCATggaggtttttcaaaatatgtgGTTTAGCCCTTGTTCGAATTCTTCGAGACACGGGGCTCTGGACATCACTGCGGCGACGGCCGACCCGCTCACGAGGAAGGTCCTGAACATCACGGACGTCGTCGTGTCCTCGAGGGACATGGGGCTGGAATGGTTTCAGCAACTGCTGATGAGT TTGTTTAAACCTAAAGAAGATAAGGAAGATtccacaaaaattatttatcaacCCCCTAAATCTCTATTGGTTGCTTGCCAACAAATCGTTGACTGCCTTATTGAACATTTACTCCAGTTGGAAGAAACCAATACAGatg gtacAGGATCATCACAACGTATTTTGGCATGCCTCGCCACATTACATTTGTTTGCAAAAATTAGGCCACAGTTGCTAGTTAATCATGCATTGACACTGCAACCATACCTCAGTTTAAAATGTCAA AATCAATATGAGCAACAAATAATGTCGACGGTGGCGTTGACGCTGGAGCTGGTGGTGCCGCTGATGGAGCACCCCAGCGAGGTGTTCCTGGCGCAGCTGGAGGAGGACGCCGTGAAGCTCATCCTGCAGCGCGGCCAACTCGTCATCGCCGCCTGCATCGCCTGCCTCGCCGCCATCGTCAACAAGCTCACGCACAACTACAAACTCATTAGGGACGTCTTCAACAAGTACCACG gcaTACTACTGCAATGGAAACACAGTTGGCAGCACAATCCTGATAAAACACGAGCATTGCACACGAGGCCTCATTTTCGGAGATCGCTTTTCATTGTAGGCCTTTTATTAAGATATTTTGATTTCACCGATAGCAAAGTAATTGAAGGATTAGCg AGTGATATAAAAGAGCAAGTGTACATGACGTTAATGTTTTTTGTGGGGTTGGAAGACGAGGATTTTGTGTCGCACACGCTCAAAGCTCTGGGCTCGGTGTGCGTCAGGCATTACGAGTTCATGTTACGGCCAGAGCTCAAAGAGTTTTACCACCAACTGCTCACATCGGAACTGGCGCCCATAGAAATGAAGGCTGACGTCCTTAGGAATATAGAAATGTACTTACAAGAAGAGGAACAAAGAATGATTAGACAAGATAGTGAAT GGTCAAAGCGATCAAAACACGAAAACTTAAAGGAGATGGGTGACGTTTCTTCGGGAATGGCATCTACAGTGATTCAGTTGTACCTGAAAGAGATCCTGGGCTCCTTCCTTCACCACAGCACGGTCGTGCGCTCGAGCGCGATGAAAGTGGTGCAGCTTGTATTGGCCCAAGGTCTCGTCCATCCTGTACAG ATTGTTCCATATTTAATAAGTATGAGCACTGACACAGAAGTGTCGGTGTCGCACACGGCCGACAAACATCTCCAAGAAATAGATAAGAAATATCCAGGGTTCATTCATATGAAAGCGCAACTCGGAATTAAGCTGTCCTACCAGTTGCAGAAGATTTTACAAAGTAGTAAAAAGGGACTTATCAGAGGGTTTCG GAAAAAGGACCAAGATGACTTGCCAACTGCCCTCAACggttttttatattctttgctACGTAATACAAGGCCGCAGAGGCGGGCTTTAGTTTTATCATTACTGAAGCAATTTGATGATGTCTCT ACCGCCCCGCTGGATCAAATGTTGTACCTGGCtgataatttaagttattttcCATATCAAGTTCAAGATGAACCCCTTTTTATAATTCAccatattgatattataatttcaacGTCGGGATCAAATTTACTGCAGCTTTTTCGTGAG GGTCTAATAAAAACGGGAAACGAAGAGAAGGAGCCTCTAGACGAGGAAGAGGACGAGGAGGAGGCGGACGCGCTGGAGGCGCGCCTGCCGCCGCACACGCGCCCGCTGCGCGACGCCATGCGCCAGGCGCGCGGCTGTCTGCTGCTGCTCGTGCTCAAGCAGCACCTCAAGCAGCTCTACGGCTTCACTGACGC AAAAATAAATCAGTATTCACCGTCGGAGAGCGTCAAGGTGTACGAGAAAGCCGTGTCGCGGCGACACGCGCCCATCTTCGAGCCCAAAGCGACCATCGCGCAGCTGCAGCACGCCGACGACGACGAGGAGCTCGACGAGCGCGGCCGTCGGCGACTCGTCGAAGATTACCTCGAG TTCAAACAATTGATGTTAAAATTCGACCCCGAAGAGGAGGAGGACGAAGAGACCCCGGGCGCCGGGACgagcgcgggcgcggcggcggcggcgggcgcggcgccgAGTGCGGGGGCGGGAGCGGGCGCGGGCGCAGGTGCGGGCGCGGCCGCGGGCGCCACCtag